In Acaryochloris marina S15, a single genomic region encodes these proteins:
- a CDS encoding TrkH family potassium uptake protein, with the protein MTVSRSICLGFLVAILVGAGLLLLPISTASGDWNSPVVALFTATSAVCVTGHVVVDTGSYFSPVGQVFILTLIQLGGLGYMVSTTLLLVLLGRKFGLRDKIALQQALDRSKLQGSNQVVVSIIATILVFELMGIILLFGVFSQQYATPLALWYAVFHSVSAWNNAGFSLFPDSLSSYQFSWIVNLTISGLVVVGGIGYEAIFEVYLWLRDRLAGKQKRTLFSLNFRVVTSTTVMLLILGTIAFYLTESRNPDTLQPLSWNNQLISAWFQSMTTRTAGFNTIDIGSMTNAGLFLTIAFMYVGGSPGGTGGGVKTTTIRVLSSCTQAILRGKESVTMYERQIPVSLILKAIGVVVGSITTIVSATTLMSIADPGVEFINILFEVVSAYATVGLSTGITAALTGSSKLILAATMYMGRVGVLLLMAALLGDPRPSTVRYPEESLLVG; encoded by the coding sequence ATGACCGTTTCTAGAAGCATCTGTTTAGGATTTTTAGTCGCCATCTTAGTCGGAGCAGGCTTGCTTCTGTTGCCCATCTCAACGGCGAGTGGAGACTGGAATAGTCCTGTCGTGGCCCTCTTTACCGCCACATCTGCCGTCTGTGTCACGGGGCATGTAGTGGTGGATACGGGCTCCTATTTTTCCCCGGTGGGACAGGTCTTTATTCTCACTCTGATCCAGTTGGGTGGCTTAGGCTACATGGTCTCCACCACTTTGTTGCTGGTGTTACTGGGGCGTAAATTTGGCCTGAGGGATAAGATTGCCCTGCAACAAGCTTTAGATCGCTCTAAATTACAGGGATCAAATCAGGTGGTGGTGTCTATTATTGCCACCATCCTGGTATTTGAATTGATGGGTATTATCTTGTTGTTTGGAGTGTTCAGCCAGCAGTATGCTACCCCTCTTGCCCTCTGGTATGCCGTGTTTCACAGCGTCAGTGCCTGGAATAATGCGGGGTTTAGCTTATTCCCTGATAGCCTGAGCAGCTATCAGTTTTCCTGGATCGTCAACCTCACTATCTCTGGTCTTGTCGTTGTTGGTGGCATTGGGTATGAAGCGATTTTTGAAGTGTATCTATGGCTGCGTGACCGCCTAGCAGGGAAGCAAAAAAGAACCCTATTCTCCCTCAATTTTCGAGTGGTGACCAGCACTACGGTGATGCTATTAATCCTAGGTACCATTGCCTTTTATCTGACAGAATCTCGCAATCCAGACACCTTACAGCCTCTCAGTTGGAATAATCAGTTGATATCGGCTTGGTTTCAGTCCATGACGACGCGTACCGCTGGGTTTAACACCATTGATATTGGCAGTATGACCAATGCGGGGCTATTCCTTACTATTGCCTTTATGTATGTGGGAGGCAGTCCTGGCGGAACGGGGGGTGGGGTGAAAACCACCACCATCAGAGTCTTGAGTAGCTGTACCCAAGCGATTCTCCGGGGCAAGGAATCCGTCACGATGTATGAACGCCAAATCCCCGTATCCTTGATTTTGAAAGCGATAGGGGTAGTGGTGGGTTCAATTACTACGATTGTGTCGGCCACAACCCTAATGTCGATCGCCGATCCAGGGGTTGAGTTCATCAATATTTTGTTTGAAGTGGTGTCTGCTTACGCCACGGTTGGTTTATCGACTGGGATTACAGCTGCGTTAACCGGGAGTTCGAAACTCATTTTGGCTGCCACCATGTATATGGGGCGAGTCGGTGTCTTACTCTTGATGGCGGCCTTACTGGGCGATCCTCGTCCCAGTACCGTTCGGTATCCAGAAGAGTCTTTATTGGTCGGATGA
- a CDS encoding TrkA family potassium uptake protein: MNLSSLSLFPGLNKKKQQFAVIGLGRFGRAACQALHQAGQEVLGTDIDEKRVAEVVNNQWAAHALQLDSTDPLALKEAGIYEFDTVIIAIGNYLQESIITTLNVKEAGVAKVVAKASSEIHGKLLKRVGADQVVFPENEAGYALARTLTKPSILDHFELDPQHSIVEIVVPEEFHNKSIGALQLRSRYGLNVLAICRDQKFNINPSPDLNLQKGSVMVVIGETKAIDELPL, from the coding sequence GTGAACTTATCATCCTTGAGCTTATTCCCTGGCCTGAACAAAAAAAAGCAGCAATTTGCTGTGATTGGCTTAGGTCGTTTTGGTCGAGCTGCTTGTCAGGCATTACACCAGGCTGGCCAGGAAGTATTAGGAACAGATATTGATGAAAAACGAGTGGCGGAGGTGGTGAATAACCAATGGGCCGCCCATGCCCTGCAGCTCGATTCCACCGATCCCTTAGCTCTTAAGGAAGCAGGGATTTACGAGTTTGATACCGTCATTATTGCCATCGGTAACTATCTGCAAGAAAGTATTATTACGACACTTAATGTCAAAGAAGCAGGTGTCGCCAAGGTGGTGGCTAAAGCCTCCTCAGAAATTCATGGAAAGCTGCTCAAACGAGTCGGCGCTGACCAAGTGGTCTTTCCTGAGAATGAAGCGGGATATGCCTTGGCCCGGACCCTTACCAAGCCTTCTATTCTGGACCACTTTGAGCTGGATCCTCAACATAGCATCGTTGAAATTGTGGTGCCTGAAGAGTTTCACAATAAATCGATTGGTGCACTCCAGCTCCGCAGCCGTTATGGTCTGAACGTTCTAGCGATTTGTCGCGATCAGAAATTTAATATCAACCCCAGTCCCGACCTCAATTTGCAAAAAGGATCGGTGATGGTGGTGATTGGGGAAACTAAAGCGATTGATGAGCTTCCTCTCTAA
- the era gene encoding GTPase Era gives MSDLQSLTSIPQAPPEFKSGFVAIVGRPNVGKSTLMNQLIGQKIAITSPVAQTTRNRLRGILTTPTAQMIFVDTPGIHKPHHQLGEILVKNARMAIHAVDVVLFVVDCSEPLGGGDRFIAQLLTQTNTPVILGLNKLDLQRKTAQQSLTLDQTYKALAKEHHWPVCKFSALTTAKLKSLQRQLIDQLAPGPYYYPPDLVTDQPERFIMGELIREQVLLLTRQEVPHSVAIVIERVDESPKITRILATVHVERPSQKQILIGKKGSMLKAIGTEARQQIQKLIAGKVYLELFVKVQPKWRQSRMQLAELGYQVESN, from the coding sequence TTGTCCGATCTCCAGTCTTTAACCTCCATTCCCCAGGCTCCTCCTGAGTTCAAGTCAGGCTTTGTCGCGATTGTCGGTCGGCCTAACGTGGGCAAGTCCACGTTGATGAATCAGTTGATTGGGCAAAAAATTGCGATTACCTCTCCGGTTGCCCAAACGACCCGCAATCGTCTTCGTGGTATTTTAACCACCCCCACCGCCCAAATGATTTTTGTGGATACTCCGGGTATCCATAAACCCCACCACCAATTGGGCGAAATCTTAGTCAAGAATGCGCGCATGGCCATTCATGCGGTGGATGTCGTGTTGTTTGTGGTGGACTGCTCAGAACCTTTAGGGGGGGGAGACCGGTTCATTGCTCAGCTGTTGACCCAAACCAACACCCCCGTTATTTTGGGACTGAATAAGCTTGATTTACAGCGAAAAACAGCACAGCAATCTTTGACCTTAGACCAAACCTATAAAGCCCTGGCAAAAGAACACCATTGGCCTGTTTGCAAGTTTTCGGCATTGACCACCGCCAAATTAAAGTCGTTGCAACGCCAGCTTATTGATCAGCTGGCCCCTGGGCCGTACTATTACCCTCCCGACCTGGTCACTGATCAACCGGAACGGTTCATTATGGGAGAGTTAATTCGAGAACAAGTTTTGCTATTGACCCGGCAAGAAGTTCCCCATTCTGTGGCAATTGTGATCGAACGCGTAGATGAATCGCCTAAAATCACCCGAATTTTAGCCACTGTTCATGTGGAACGGCCCTCTCAGAAACAAATTCTGATTGGTAAAAAAGGCAGTATGCTCAAAGCGATTGGGACCGAAGCCCGCCAACAAATTCAAAAACTGATTGCTGGCAAAGTTTATTTGGAGCTGTTCGTTAAAGTGCAACCCAAATGGCGTCAATCCAGAATGCAGTTGGCGGAGCTGGGATATCAGGTGGAATCTAATTAG
- a CDS encoding Ycf34 family protein has translation MCICINCQFVDQCITYHAVETQHQQPHLTDNPTFEPEKPTINVNIRSSTEEIEMEWDVVGCASFSEEAGKWARLRPGELIPT, from the coding sequence ATGTGTATTTGTATCAATTGCCAATTCGTTGATCAATGCATCACCTATCATGCCGTAGAAACACAGCATCAGCAGCCTCACCTAACAGATAACCCTACATTTGAACCCGAGAAACCGACGATTAACGTCAATATTCGGAGTAGTACAGAAGAGATTGAAATGGAATGGGATGTCGTAGGATGTGCCAGCTTTTCAGAAGAAGCAGGTAAATGGGCGCGTCTCAGGCCGGGAGAATTAATACCGACCTAA
- a CDS encoding dihydroorotase has product MTQEQLKQVRVLDPPSQVDRVADVLIDDGKIIDITEPGVSAGGEERDCSGLVLAPGLVDLYSHSDDPGFETRETLASLTASAIAGGFTRLTLLPDTHPPLDNADGLARIKAQLPPDLPLQVQAWGAMTQKLEGKQLVEYADLIQAGVVGFSDGQSIQNSILLRRLCEYLEAESYPIALWPCDPALAGSGVIREGIDALRLGLSESPTTAETSVLAALLEIVSEMQVPVHIMRVSTARSVELIQGAKARGLPITASTTWMHVLGNSQSLYTYDVNWRLDPPVGNIEDQEALIQGLETGVIDAIAIDHHAYTYEEKTVAFSAAPPGAIGLELALSLLWQAFVATERWSPLTLWQRLSTSPSHCLGQTPPRVQVDQPAEMVLFDPQQSWSANAQTLKSLSQNTPWYGQSLIGRVIQTWHPQS; this is encoded by the coding sequence ATGACACAAGAACAGCTCAAACAGGTGCGAGTGTTAGATCCGCCGTCGCAAGTTGATCGGGTGGCCGATGTCCTGATTGACGATGGCAAAATTATAGACATCACAGAGCCAGGGGTCAGCGCTGGGGGTGAAGAACGGGATTGTTCAGGGCTGGTTTTGGCTCCAGGCCTGGTCGATTTATATAGTCACTCAGATGATCCAGGGTTTGAAACTCGGGAGACCTTGGCTTCTTTGACCGCATCTGCGATCGCAGGGGGTTTCACACGCCTGACCCTTCTCCCCGATACCCATCCGCCGTTAGATAACGCCGATGGCCTAGCCCGAATCAAAGCCCAGCTTCCCCCTGATTTACCTCTGCAAGTCCAGGCTTGGGGTGCCATGACCCAAAAACTGGAAGGCAAACAGCTGGTGGAATATGCAGATTTGATTCAAGCTGGGGTCGTCGGATTTAGTGATGGCCAATCTATTCAAAATTCCATCTTGCTACGACGACTCTGCGAGTATCTAGAAGCTGAGTCTTATCCCATTGCCCTTTGGCCTTGCGACCCAGCCTTAGCAGGCAGTGGTGTCATTCGCGAAGGTATAGATGCCTTGCGATTAGGACTGTCAGAGTCGCCGACCACAGCTGAAACATCAGTCTTGGCAGCCCTGCTGGAAATCGTCTCTGAGATGCAGGTTCCTGTCCACATCATGCGGGTGTCCACCGCTCGCAGTGTAGAACTGATCCAAGGGGCTAAAGCACGTGGGTTGCCGATCACGGCCAGTACCACCTGGATGCATGTGTTGGGTAATAGCCAGTCTCTGTATACCTATGATGTCAACTGGCGATTAGATCCTCCGGTTGGCAATATCGAAGACCAGGAAGCTCTGATTCAGGGGTTAGAAACGGGAGTCATCGATGCGATCGCAATTGATCACCATGCCTATACCTATGAAGAGAAAACCGTTGCCTTTAGTGCGGCACCGCCTGGAGCGATTGGCTTAGAACTCGCATTATCCTTACTATGGCAAGCCTTTGTGGCGACTGAGCGCTGGTCACCCCTTACCCTATGGCAACGGTTAAGTACTTCTCCTAGCCACTGCTTAGGGCAAACGCCTCCTAGGGTGCAAGTGGATCAGCCAGCAGAAATGGTACTCTTTGATCCTCAACAGTCCTGGTCCGCTAACGCCCAAACCCTAAAATCCCTCAGCCAGAATACGCCTTGGTATGGGCAGTCCCTAATAGGCAGGGTGATACAGACCTGGCATCCCCAATCTTAG
- a CDS encoding histidine phosphatase family protein — translation MEVKSLATRVILVRHGESTFNVEGRVQGHLDESSLTEQGLADAHRVGEALNGIAFDAIYCSPLQRAGQTAATIHNALAAAPAIQVEEGLIEIGLPLWEGMLFDQVKTEFPEQYQCWNSAPEKLCMELSGPDGSQSFYPVPALYDQATALWQKLLPQHEGQTILLVGHSGINRALLSTALGLTPDRYQRLQQANCNISVLNFPDGLNQKPQLEALNLTNHLGLPLPKPWRYYRGLRLILVRHGETEWNRRGQFQGQIDVPLNDNGRVQGQQAADFLKEIPIDFAISSSLARPKETAELILQNHDQVQLDLSEPLWEISHGTWEGCLESEIEERYPGELDRWRTAPEAVQMPEGENLQQVWDRAIAAWDDIVAQALATGKTEQTGLVVAHDAINKVVLCHVAGLGPEHFWCFKQGNGAVSVIDYDADGHPILQAMNITTHLAGGVLDQTAAGAL, via the coding sequence TTGGAGGTCAAGTCCCTGGCTACTCGCGTAATATTAGTTCGGCATGGTGAAAGCACCTTTAATGTAGAAGGCCGAGTTCAAGGTCATCTCGATGAATCATCCTTAACCGAACAAGGATTAGCCGATGCCCATCGAGTGGGTGAGGCTTTAAACGGAATTGCTTTTGATGCCATCTATTGCAGCCCGTTGCAGCGAGCGGGGCAAACGGCTGCCACGATTCATAACGCCTTGGCTGCAGCCCCTGCCATTCAGGTAGAAGAGGGGCTGATTGAGATTGGCCTGCCCCTTTGGGAAGGGATGCTGTTTGACCAGGTCAAAACAGAGTTTCCTGAACAATATCAATGTTGGAATTCGGCCCCGGAAAAACTCTGTATGGAGCTATCTGGCCCGGATGGTTCTCAATCTTTTTATCCAGTCCCCGCCCTCTACGACCAGGCGACAGCCCTTTGGCAAAAGCTCCTTCCCCAACATGAGGGTCAGACGATTTTGCTGGTGGGCCATAGCGGCATTAATCGGGCCTTACTCAGCACCGCCCTCGGATTAACGCCAGATCGCTATCAGCGGCTCCAGCAAGCCAACTGCAATATTAGTGTCCTCAATTTCCCCGATGGTTTGAACCAGAAGCCTCAGCTAGAAGCCCTAAATTTAACTAATCATTTGGGATTACCGTTGCCCAAACCATGGCGATATTATCGAGGATTGCGGCTTATTCTAGTTCGTCACGGCGAAACAGAGTGGAATCGTCGTGGCCAATTCCAGGGACAAATTGATGTTCCCTTGAATGACAATGGTCGTGTACAAGGTCAGCAGGCCGCCGACTTCCTCAAAGAGATTCCCATTGACTTTGCCATCAGCAGCTCCCTTGCCCGTCCCAAAGAGACTGCAGAATTGATTCTTCAGAATCATGATCAGGTGCAGCTCGATCTCTCAGAACCCCTGTGGGAAATCAGCCACGGGACCTGGGAAGGGTGCTTAGAATCTGAGATTGAGGAACGCTATCCGGGTGAACTCGATCGGTGGCGCACCGCCCCAGAAGCGGTGCAAATGCCGGAAGGCGAGAACTTACAACAGGTTTGGGATCGAGCCATTGCCGCTTGGGATGATATTGTTGCTCAGGCCTTAGCCACAGGCAAGACAGAACAAACGGGCTTAGTCGTGGCCCATGATGCCATCAACAAAGTGGTGCTTTGCCATGTCGCCGGATTGGGACCGGAACACTTTTGGTGTTTCAAACAGGGCAATGGAGCTGTGAGCGTCATCGATTATGATGCAGACGGTCACCCCATTTTACAGGCTATGAATATCACCACCCATTTAGCAGGTGGGGTACTAGACCAAACAGCAGCAGGGGCGTTATAA
- a CDS encoding CPBP family intramembrane glutamic endopeptidase: MANDQKIQQQRYRLVLIILTAIVTFLISVELISSWSQPKAQSQLNLYQSDLLLQASEWQPVLEEDQTKSLSNPLLDADPVTSALKTYRQVRTSVQTDLERIEQTMANASDDPATLAQQQNRSQFRDNLDLRIGLLLAQSDQVEDAIATWSPLATSPTLVSNESAAASILIGLWSDPPQLLPNAQQSLKSQLSGWFEGQALERLFTLSQRQDDLTTLQIDQQVTASNALARVVTINGLTLVGNGVGVIILLVWLVRSWRQRAGNSSAPPSPHPLQDFQTPPADAEGEPTSDTPAIDESKAYLAQTSLANSVLWPPDLIWQVMVLWFIAFFGVSLSIPLLIYVLGIQPTALGARPQVYLAFSNYAILVVVGLTILIWSLKGFLSTPFKWFRIRWQGNWLVWGMSGYFAALPLVILIALLNQKVLGDQGGGNPLLELIIQSHDPLTASLLFIMVAGLAPFFEEILFRGFFLTSLTRYLPMWGAIGVSGIVFAIAHLNLADILPLSVLGCVLGFVYSRSRNLLASMLLHSLWNSGSFLSLLILGSSAR, translated from the coding sequence ATGGCAAACGATCAAAAAATCCAGCAGCAACGCTATCGCTTAGTCTTAATTATTTTGACTGCGATTGTGACCTTTCTAATTAGCGTGGAACTGATTAGCAGCTGGAGTCAGCCTAAAGCCCAAAGTCAGCTCAATCTCTATCAAAGTGATTTGTTGTTGCAAGCCTCAGAATGGCAGCCTGTGCTGGAAGAAGATCAGACTAAATCCCTCTCTAATCCTCTGCTAGACGCTGATCCCGTTACCTCTGCCCTGAAAACCTACCGCCAAGTCCGCACGTCGGTTCAAACGGACTTGGAGCGAATAGAACAAACGATGGCGAATGCCTCGGATGACCCTGCAACTCTGGCTCAACAGCAAAATCGCAGTCAGTTCAGGGATAACTTGGATCTCAGAATTGGCTTACTGCTGGCTCAGTCGGATCAGGTGGAAGATGCGATCGCAACCTGGTCTCCCCTGGCCACTTCCCCAACTTTAGTGAGTAATGAGTCCGCCGCAGCCTCCATTCTAATCGGCCTATGGAGTGATCCCCCTCAACTCTTACCCAATGCTCAACAATCTCTTAAATCTCAGCTATCAGGTTGGTTTGAAGGCCAAGCATTAGAACGCCTGTTTACCCTATCCCAACGTCAAGACGATCTCACCACTTTACAGATTGACCAGCAGGTCACTGCCAGCAATGCACTTGCTCGGGTCGTAACCATCAACGGCCTCACATTGGTGGGGAACGGTGTAGGGGTGATTATTTTGCTGGTTTGGCTCGTCCGTTCTTGGCGGCAGCGAGCCGGGAATTCTAGTGCGCCTCCCTCCCCACATCCCTTACAGGATTTTCAAACGCCACCTGCTGATGCAGAGGGTGAACCCACCTCTGATACCCCAGCCATCGATGAATCAAAAGCCTACTTAGCTCAAACTAGTCTGGCTAATTCAGTCCTGTGGCCTCCCGATCTGATCTGGCAAGTAATGGTGCTATGGTTTATCGCCTTCTTTGGCGTTAGCTTATCGATTCCTTTACTGATCTATGTGTTAGGTATTCAACCCACGGCTTTGGGTGCTCGCCCCCAAGTGTATTTAGCCTTTTCCAACTATGCCATTCTCGTGGTGGTGGGTCTGACTATCTTGATCTGGTCTTTGAAAGGGTTTCTCTCAACTCCTTTCAAATGGTTTAGGATTCGTTGGCAGGGAAATTGGCTGGTCTGGGGAATGAGCGGCTATTTTGCTGCCCTACCCCTCGTAATTTTAATTGCCCTGTTGAATCAAAAAGTATTAGGTGATCAAGGTGGTGGAAACCCCTTGTTAGAGCTGATTATCCAAAGTCATGATCCCTTGACTGCCAGTCTCCTATTCATCATGGTGGCAGGACTGGCTCCTTTCTTTGAAGAGATTCTATTTCGCGGGTTTTTCCTAACGTCTTTGACCCGATATCTTCCCATGTGGGGGGCAATTGGCGTAAGTGGGATTGTATTTGCGATCGCCCATCTCAACTTGGCTGATATCCTGCCGCTGTCTGTATTGGGCTGTGTTTTGGGGTTTGTATATTCTCGGTCTCGGAACTTGCTGGCTTCGATGTTACTGCACAGCTTATGGAATAGTGGTTCGTTCTTGAGTTTACTGATTCTAGGCAGTAGTGCTCGTTAA
- a CDS encoding Mo-dependent nitrogenase C-terminal domain-containing protein, which yields MQSSALNAPPSPSPINPIQAICKKVVRWYFSTLDLKNPQVAHRICHLIPAQCPFERDVVFFGHQLFHIPPMCKLNPAYDEFVELRFRALVFLADECGEDVTQYC from the coding sequence ATGCAATCCTCCGCCCTGAATGCTCCACCTAGCCCTTCACCGATTAATCCCATTCAAGCTATCTGCAAGAAGGTCGTCCGTTGGTATTTTTCTACCTTAGACCTTAAAAATCCTCAAGTCGCCCATAGAATTTGTCACCTGATTCCTGCTCAATGTCCCTTTGAACGAGATGTCGTTTTTTTTGGGCATCAATTGTTTCATATTCCCCCGATGTGTAAGCTAAACCCTGCCTACGATGAGTTTGTTGAACTGCGGTTTCGGGCTTTAGTATTTTTGGCAGACGAATGTGGTGAAGATGTCACTCAATACTGCTAA
- a CDS encoding DUF2605 domain-containing protein — MINPYLPEPDLFSVRLGPLLGDYHYWLSRSRSLLEFEEIDFLDTQQQSDLLGRVHQTLSEVIAARSLFKATYGQIGIEINLLEAWHDLVSECWQIMIQLRLGQSK, encoded by the coding sequence ATGATAAATCCATACTTGCCTGAACCAGATCTGTTCTCGGTCCGTTTAGGGCCATTATTGGGGGACTATCACTATTGGCTCAGCCGCTCTCGCTCCCTATTAGAGTTCGAAGAAATTGATTTTCTAGATACTCAACAGCAATCTGATTTACTAGGACGAGTTCACCAAACCTTGTCAGAAGTGATTGCTGCTCGCAGTCTATTCAAAGCAACATATGGACAAATTGGGATTGAGATAAATTTGCTGGAAGCCTGGCACGATCTGGTGTCTGAGTGTTGGCAGATCATGATCCAGCTTCGTCTAGGGCAGTCAAAATGA
- a CDS encoding DUF2973 domain-containing protein, with the protein MLQILYMIAFIVLAVLAVGNLIRNVYSVGFLSQRDYHLPLPPPAYSEDTPQLVPHPELLDESGNVIDEPLLVMRSMSVEDAREQLDALYNQSPGSKEDV; encoded by the coding sequence ATGCTTCAGATTCTATATATGATTGCCTTTATCGTGTTAGCGGTATTGGCAGTAGGCAACTTAATCCGTAATGTATATTCGGTGGGCTTTTTATCCCAGCGCGACTACCACTTGCCCCTTCCTCCCCCTGCTTATTCGGAGGACACGCCTCAACTTGTTCCTCACCCAGAGCTGTTGGATGAATCTGGAAATGTGATTGATGAGCCGCTACTGGTCATGCGTTCCATGAGCGTGGAGGACGCCCGCGAGCAGTTAGATGCTCTTTATAACCAATCTCCGGGCTCTAAAGAAGACGTTTAG
- a CDS encoding GTPase family protein: protein MVENPTPPEPSYSPKSNPLKFWQPSVQAKRFFKTARHLLQPIRQGSQSLKRYFQIDEQEVAAILERVKATLPTTEVILIGKPQSGKSSIIRSLTGATQDIIGQGFRPHTAHTQQYAYPTEDLPLLYFTDTMGLGEAQQDTPDPMTELSQLLTPPHRLTANTPSAKVIILTVKLNDFATDFLQNVISHLREQHPEVPCLLAITCVHDLYTSQIENHPVYPPADAEVLRAFTAIQTQFEGICDRSVLIDFTLEEDGFTPLFYGLDTFVDQLAELLPEAESRLLHQLLDDAGIGTEIGSLYRETSRRYLTTFSAMAATLAAVPLPFATMPALTALQVTLVSLLGRLYGQSLSLSQAGGVISAIAGGFIAQVVGRELVKFVPGFGSVVAATWAAAYTWALGEGACVYFGDLLGGKTPDPEKIQQTMQQSFQEAKTRFKGGVWSAAPKSPPTE from the coding sequence ATGGTGGAAAATCCTACACCGCCAGAGCCCTCCTATTCCCCTAAGTCGAACCCTCTGAAGTTTTGGCAACCTTCAGTACAAGCCAAGAGATTCTTCAAAACTGCTCGACATTTATTGCAACCGATCCGGCAAGGTAGCCAATCCTTAAAGCGTTACTTCCAGATCGATGAGCAAGAGGTTGCGGCCATTTTAGAGCGGGTCAAAGCAACCTTGCCGACCACAGAAGTCATTTTGATTGGTAAACCCCAGTCTGGAAAAAGCTCCATTATTCGGAGTCTAACCGGGGCAACTCAAGATATTATTGGCCAAGGGTTTCGTCCCCATACGGCTCACACCCAGCAGTATGCGTATCCTACTGAAGATTTACCGCTTCTCTATTTCACCGACACGATGGGATTGGGAGAAGCCCAGCAAGATACCCCCGATCCAATGACGGAGCTATCGCAGCTCCTCACCCCTCCCCATCGTCTGACTGCCAATACACCGTCAGCAAAGGTCATCATTCTCACCGTTAAGCTGAATGACTTTGCGACGGATTTTTTGCAAAATGTGATTTCACACCTTCGGGAGCAACATCCTGAAGTTCCCTGCTTGCTAGCGATCACTTGTGTGCATGACCTCTATACATCTCAGATAGAGAATCATCCTGTTTATCCCCCTGCTGATGCAGAAGTATTGCGGGCGTTTACTGCCATCCAAACTCAGTTCGAAGGGATCTGCGATCGCAGCGTCTTGATTGACTTCACCCTAGAAGAAGACGGGTTTACCCCCCTGTTCTATGGTTTGGATACCTTTGTAGACCAATTGGCGGAGCTACTTCCGGAGGCAGAATCGAGACTCCTTCACCAACTCCTGGATGATGCGGGTATAGGAACTGAAATTGGCTCCCTTTATCGGGAAACTAGCCGACGATACTTGACAACCTTTTCCGCAATGGCAGCGACCTTAGCGGCAGTCCCTCTACCGTTTGCAACCATGCCGGCCTTAACGGCCCTTCAAGTCACATTAGTGAGTCTCCTAGGTCGGTTATATGGCCAATCCCTCAGCCTTTCCCAGGCCGGTGGTGTAATTAGTGCGATCGCCGGTGGCTTTATTGCTCAAGTCGTAGGCCGGGAACTCGTCAAGTTTGTGCCGGGCTTTGGTAGTGTGGTCGCTGCGACTTGGGCCGCTGCTTATACCTGGGCTTTGGGAGAAGGGGCGTGTGTCTATTTTGGTGATCTACTGGGGGGTAAAACGCCTGATCCTGAGAAAATCCAGCAGACGATGCAGCAATCGTTTCAAGAAGCCAAAACTCGCTTTAAGGGAGGGGTCTGGTCGGCAGCCCCTAAATCTCCTCCGACAGAATGA